A window of Longimicrobium sp. genomic DNA:
CCGGATCGCAACGTTCTGGGCCGGGAAGGAAGCCGTGCGCCCGGACTGCGCCGAGGCGGTGTCGGCGAGAAAGAGAAGCAAGGCCGCACACAAAGACACGGAGAAAACGGCGAGAACAGAGTGAGTCCTTTCTGTTCTCCTCTCTGTTTCCTCTGTGGCTCTGTGTGAGGCCCGCAGTTCCCCGGGCCGCACCAGGACTCCGGAGAGACTCACCCCTGCCCGTACAGCAGCGCCCCCACCGCCGCCCGCGACGACACGCCGAGCTTGGCCAGGACCTGCTCGGTGTGGTTGCGGGCGGTGTAGTAGCTCATTTCGAGCTTGGTGGCGATCTCCGCGTTCGTGAAGCCCTCGCCCAGGAGGCGCGCGACTTCGATCTGGCGGGCGGTGAGGTTGAAGCGCTCGCGCAGGGCCTCGTCGGCCAGGGCGGCGGGGCGGGGGGCTTCGGCGGCGCCGTCCGTGGAGGGGGCGGCGGGGCGGGCGCGGCGAAGCAGGGCGGAGATGCGCGCCATCAGCTCCAAGATGCTGAACGGCTTGGTGACGTAATCGTCCGCGCCCAGGCGGAAGCCCTGCAGCTTGTCCTCCTCCTCGCGGCGCGCGGAGAGGATGAGGACCGGCGTCTGCACGCCGCGCTCACGGAGCTGCTGCAGGACGTGGTAGCCGTCGCGGTCCGGGAGGCCCAGGTCCAGCACGATCAGCTCGGGCTTGTCGCTGGTGGCCACGGCCAGCGCGTGCGCCGCCTTGGTGGCCAGCGACACTTCGTAGCCGTCGTACTCCAGGGTGCGCTGGAGCCCTTCGGCGATCTCGAGCGTGTCTTCGACGACGAGGATGCGGCTCATTTTGCCGGTGCGATTGAGGGTCGGGTCAGACGGCCGCGGCCGGGTGCGCGGCGTGCGCCGGAAGGGTGAAGTGAAAGGTGGTGCCGCTCCCCGGCTCGCTCTCCACCCAGATGCGGCCGCCGTGCGCTTCCACCAGCCCGCGCGCGATGGAGAGCCCCAGCCCCAGCCCGCGCCTGTCGGCGTGGCGCGCCTGCCAGAAGGCTCCAAAGATGTGCGGAAGCTGCTCCGGCTCGATCCCCGCGCCGGTGTCCGCGACGGCGAAGCGCACCTCCTCGTCGCCGTCGCGGTGGCAGGAGAGGGTGATGGTGCCCCCCTCCGGCGTGAACTTGACGGCGTTGCCGACGAGGTTGGAGAGCACCTGCACCACGCGGGAGCCGTCCGCGTTCACCATCGTCTCGGGGCCGCAGCCGCGCACCTCCAGCGTGAGGCCGTGCGCGGAGGCGAGGGGGCCCAGCGTGTCGGCGGCTTCGGAGAGGAGGTCGTCGGCGGCGCGGGGGGCAAGCTCCAGGGCGGTGGCGCCGCGCTCCATCCGCGACACGTCCAGCAGGTCCTGAATCAGCCCGTCCATCTGCCCCGCCACCTGGTCGATCCGCACCAGCGAGCCGCGCTCGAAGTCGTCCAGCCGGGGGGCGAGGATCGAGCGCAGCATCTCCGCGTCCATGCGGATGGCGGTGAGCGGGTTGCGCAGGTCGTGCGCGACCACGGCCAGCGTGTGCTCGCGCGCCTCGGTGGCCTGGCGCGCGGCGCGGAAGAGGCGGGCGTTCTCCACGGCCATCGCCGTACGGTGGCCCAGCTCCTCGGCCAGCGCGACGTCGGGCGGGGTGAAGGGGGCGGAGCGGCCGAGCACCATCCGCCCCACCGCCCGCCCCGCGGCCCGCAACGGCACCGCGACGGCGGACCCGGCCGATGCGCCGCCGAAGCACGCCGCCGCCTCTTCCGGCGAGGGGGCCCACGCCGTCTCCGAGCCGGGGCCGGAGGCGAGGACGCCGGCCTTCACGCGCGGCTCCTCGGCTGGGTCGGCGTGGGCGGCGCCGGCGCGGACGGGCTCGCCGCTCTCGAAGTCGAAGAGGTCCACGACGCAGCAGTCGGCCACGCGCGGCACCACCAGGCGGGCGAGTTGCGCGACGGCGGTGGCGGCGTCGAGCGAGGCGTTGAGGACGCGGCTCGCCTCGGCGAGGAGCTCGGCGGCCTGGCGTGCCTCGCGCTCGCGGCGGTAGAGGACGCGCGTCTCCAGCAGGTTCTGCACGCGGAGCAGCGCCTCGGTGGCGTCGATCGGCTTGTTGATGAAGTCCTTGGCGCCAGACGAAAGGGCGCGCTCCTTGGCCTCGGGCGTGATGTCCGCGGTGAGGACGAGCACGGGGCGGAACTCGCCGGGCGGGGTCAGCTCGCGGATGTCGTTGAGGATGGCGAAGCCGTCGCGGTGGGGCATGTGCAGGTCCAGCAGCACCAGATCCGGCGCGTGGCGCTCCCAGAGCGGGATCGCCTGACGGGCGTCCGAGGTGCTGATGACGCGCGTGTAGCCTTCCACTTCGAGGAGCACCTGGAGGAGCTCCAGGTTGGGGATCTCGTCGTCGACCAGCAGCAGGGTGCAGGCGCGCACTTCGTCGTGCGTCATTCCAACTCCACGAGTTTCGGTGCGCATTCAGGGACGGCGGGCCTCACGCGGAGACGCGGAGACGCAGAGGAAAGAACAGAAGAAGGGCCCGACTGTTTTCCTCTATGGCTTTCTGTTCCTTCTGTGTTCTCTCTGTGAGCTTTTTCTCCGTGCCTCCGCGTCTCCGCGTGAGCCATGCTGTTGATCGCCGTCACGCGGACTTTGGCTGCTCGGGGAGGAACTGTTCGAGGGTGCGAAGGAACTCGTCCAGGTCGAGCGGCTTGGTGAGGTACGCGTCGGCGCCGGCGGCGAGGAGCTCGTCGACGGCGCTCCGGGTGGCGTCGGCGCTGATGACGACCACCGGGATGTCCGAGGTGCGCGTGTCGGCGCGGAGGCGGCGCAGGACCTCGGAACCGTGCATGTCCGGCAGGTGGAGGTCCAGGAGGATCAGGTCCGGGTGGTGCTCGCGCGCCAGCTCCACGCCCACCAGGCCCTGGAGCGCCGGGATCGTCTGCCACTCCGGGCGCGACATCAGAAAGGTCTCCACCAGCGCCAGGTTCGCCAGGTTGTCCTCGATGTAGAGGACGCGCGCGGCACGGTGCGGTCCCACCCCCGTGGCCGCGGGGGCGCCGCCGGACTCCTCGGCGCGGGTGAGCGGGTTTTCGGCCGGGCGGAGCTCCAGGCGGAAGACGCTGCCGCCCGTGCCCGTGCTCTCCAGCACCAGGTCGCCGCCCATCGCCTCGGCCAGGCGCAGCGAGAGGGCGAGGCCAAGGCCCGTGCCCTCCACCTCCGTCTGCTCAGCGCCGAGGCGCGCGAAGGGGGTGAAGAGCTGGTCCGCGCGGTCCGCGGGGATGCCGGGGCCCGTGTCCTCGATGCGGATGCGCACGCACTCCTCCCCCGGCGCGGCGTCGCTCCACAGCCGCACGCGGCCGCCGGGGCGGTTGTACTTCACCGCGTTCGAGAGGAGGTTGAGCACCACCTGCGTGAGGCGCTGCCGGTCCGCGTGCACGTACGCGCCGGGATCGGCCACGTACGGCGCATCGTCCAGCTCCACGCGGCGCTGCTCGGCCAGCGGGCGCACCAGGCCAAGCGCCTCCTGCAGGACGGTCGCGAGGTGCACCGGCTCCAGCGAGAGTGTCTGCTTGCCGCTCTCGATGCGCGAGATCTCCAGCACCTCGTTGATCAGGTTGAGGAGGTGCCGGCCGCCCTTGAGGATGTGCTGCAGGTACTTGTTGTGGCTGGACGAGAGGCCCGCCCGCGACAGCACCTGCGCGAAGCCCAGGATGGAGTTCATGGGCGTGCGCAGCTCGTGGCTCATCCTCGACAGGAACTCGCTCTTGGCGCGGTTGGCCCGCTCCGCGTCCTCGGTGGCGCGGCGCAGCGCTTCCTCGGCGCGCATGCGCTCCGTGATGTCGCGGCACACGCCCACCATGCGCACCGGCCGCCCCTCCGCGTCCTCCATCACGCGGCCGTTGGTCTCCAGCCAGCAGATGCTGCCGTCCGGGAGGATGCTGCGGTACTGGATCTCGTACTTCTGGCCGGTCGTGACCGCGGCGTGGAGCGACGCCTCCAGCCGCGCGCGGTCTTCGGGGTGGATGTCCGCGATGGCGGCCTCGCGCGTGCCGGCGAAGCTGCCCGGCGCCATCATGTGGATCTCCTCCAGCGTCGGCGACCAGGTCACCCGGTCGGTCGCCACGTCCCACTCCCACGCGCCCATCCGCCCCGCCTCCAGCGCGAAGCGGAGCCGCTCCTCCTGGTCGCGGATCTCGCTCTCGGCCAGGCGGCGCTCGGTGACGTCGCGGGCGTTGACCACCACGCCCTGCTCGGCCGATTCCGGGTCCAGCGTGCGGCCGAACGCCTCGGTGTAGACCCACGAGCCGTCCGCGTGGCGGTAGCGGTACTCCACGTGGCCGATGGAGCCCGGGTTCGACAGGATGCGCGCGAACTCGGCCTTCACCGCCGCGACGTCGTCGGGGTGCATCAGTTCCCACGGCGTGTGCCCGAGCGTCTCGTTGCGCGAGCGGCCGTAGATGCGCTCCATCGACGGGCTCTGGTACACGAAGCGCCCGCTGGCGTCCACGATGACGGTGAGGTCGTGCGCGTTCTCGATCAGCGCTCGGAAGTGCTCCTCGCTGCGCTGCAGGACCTCCTGTACGCGCCGCCGCTCGGTTACGTCGCGGGCGTTGACCACCACGCCCTCCTCGGCCGAGTGCGACGCGAGCGTCATGGCCTGCGCCTCGAAGTCGCGCCAGCGGCCGTCCTTGTGGCGCACCCGGTACTCGGCCGTGATCGGCACGCCGGGGCTGGAGAGCATCTCCCCGAACTTCTCCACCGTGGCGGGGATGTCGTCCGGGTGCAGGTAGTCCATCGCGCTGCTGCCCTGGATCTCCTCCGGCGTGTAGCCCAGGAGCCGCTCCACCGAGGGGCCGGTGTAGACGATGCGGGTGTCCGCCGCGACGACCTGAACCATGTCCGACGCGTTCTCGATCATGCGGCGGAAGTGCTCCTCGCGCTCCTGCAGCGCCCGCTCCGCTTCGTGCCGCTCGGTGACGTCGCGGCTGTTGAAGATGGCGGCGCCCTCGAGCGAGCCGGGGGGCAGCGTGCGCCCGAACGTCTCCAGCCGGCGCCAGCTGCCGTCCTTGTGGCGGAAGCGGTACTCGGCGCTCGCCAGCGTCCCCGGCGCGCCCACGATGGCGCCCATCGCCTCCTGCACCGCGGCCACGTCGTCCGGGTGCACCAGCGAGAAGGCGCTGATCCCCTCCAGCTCGTCGGGCGCGTACCCCAGCACCCGCGTGGTGGACGGGCTCTGGTACACCATCTTCCCCTCGCCGTCGAGGATCGTGATGATGTCGTGCGCGTGCTCGATGAGGGTGCGGAAGCGCTCCTCGCGCTCCTGCAGCGCCTCCTCCGCGCGCTTGCGCTCGGTGATGTCCACACTGTAGCCGATGATCCTCATCAGCTCGCCCTGCGCGTCCAGCACGGGGAGGGCGCGGCGCAGCATGTGGCGCTTGGTGCCGTCCGGGCGGCGGATCTCCTCCTCGAACTGCACGGAGGCGCGCACGGTG
This region includes:
- a CDS encoding response regulator, with the protein product MSRILVVEDTLEIAEGLQRTLEYDGYEVSLATKAAHALAVATSDKPELIVLDLGLPDRDGYHVLQQLRERGVQTPVLILSARREEEDKLQGFRLGADDYVTKPFSILELMARISALLRRARPAAPSTDGAAEAPRPAALADEALRERFNLTARQIEVARLLGEGFTNAEIATKLEMSYYTARNHTEQVLAKLGVSSRAAVGALLYGQG
- a CDS encoding ATP-binding protein yields the protein MTHDEVRACTLLLVDDEIPNLELLQVLLEVEGYTRVISTSDARQAIPLWERHAPDLVLLDLHMPHRDGFAILNDIRELTPPGEFRPVLVLTADITPEAKERALSSGAKDFINKPIDATEALLRVQNLLETRVLYRREREARQAAELLAEASRVLNASLDAATAVAQLARLVVPRVADCCVVDLFDFESGEPVRAGAAHADPAEEPRVKAGVLASGPGSETAWAPSPEEAAACFGGASAGSAVAVPLRAAGRAVGRMVLGRSAPFTPPDVALAEELGHRTAMAVENARLFRAARQATEAREHTLAVVAHDLRNPLTAIRMDAEMLRSILAPRLDDFERGSLVRIDQVAGQMDGLIQDLLDVSRMERGATALELAPRAADDLLSEAADTLGPLASAHGLTLEVRGCGPETMVNADGSRVVQVLSNLVGNAVKFTPEGGTITLSCHRDGDEEVRFAVADTGAGIEPEQLPHIFGAFWQARHADRRGLGLGLSIARGLVEAHGGRIWVESEPGSGTTFHFTLPAHAAHPAAAV
- a CDS encoding PAS domain S-box protein, which gives rise to RAAADALRRANEELEQRVAARTAELAQTNIALEEEVAEHESAREELLERTRELEGVFQALPDLYFRIDPDGVITDHRAGRAAGIYSPLPDFRGRRMQDVLPAEPASRFAGALEEVGRTGELACVEYALEMDGALHDFEARLVPLADGSRITVVRDITERKAAEAEITRQKAYFEEVIGSLESGVAVFDTDYRFEYSSPSTVLDPEVRAWVVGRTVMEYAERIGLPPEIARKRHDALVQAATVRASVQFEEEIRRPDGTKRHMLRRALPVLDAQGELMRIIGYSVDITERKRAEEALQEREERFRTLIEHAHDIITILDGEGKMVYQSPSTTRVLGYAPDELEGISAFSLVHPDDVAAVQEAMGAIVGAPGTLASAEYRFRHKDGSWRRLETFGRTLPPGSLEGAAIFNSRDVTERHEAERALQEREEHFRRMIENASDMVQVVAADTRIVYTGPSVERLLGYTPEEIQGSSAMDYLHPDDIPATVEKFGEMLSSPGVPITAEYRVRHKDGRWRDFEAQAMTLASHSAEEGVVVNARDVTERRRVQEVLQRSEEHFRALIENAHDLTVIVDASGRFVYQSPSMERIYGRSRNETLGHTPWELMHPDDVAAVKAEFARILSNPGSIGHVEYRYRHADGSWVYTEAFGRTLDPESAEQGVVVNARDVTERRLAESEIRDQEERLRFALEAGRMGAWEWDVATDRVTWSPTLEEIHMMAPGSFAGTREAAIADIHPEDRARLEASLHAAVTTGQKYEIQYRSILPDGSICWLETNGRVMEDAEGRPVRMVGVCRDITERMRAEEALRRATEDAERANRAKSEFLSRMSHELRTPMNSILGFAQVLSRAGLSSSHNKYLQHILKGGRHLLNLINEVLEISRIESGKQTLSLEPVHLATVLQEALGLVRPLAEQRRVELDDAPYVADPGAYVHADRQRLTQVVLNLLSNAVKYNRPGGRVRLWSDAAPGEECVRIRIEDTGPGIPADRADQLFTPFARLGAEQTEVEGTGLGLALSLRLAEAMGGDLVLESTGTGGSVFRLELRPAENPLTRAEESGGAPAATGVGPHRAARVLYIEDNLANLALVETFLMSRPEWQTIPALQGLVGVELAREHHPDLILLDLHLPDMHGSEVLRRLRADTRTSDIPVVVISADATRSAVDELLAAGADAYLTKPLDLDEFLRTLEQFLPEQPKSA